A window from Chromatiaceae bacterium encodes these proteins:
- a CDS encoding transposase: protein MTMEVRVSEAGPKRTQQYHSGEFKAAAVASGARPHLWIKDVAEALATRAFMLSRWRKEAREGRIVAKKRLPDIN, encoded by the coding sequence ATGACGATGGAGGTGAGAGTTTCCGAAGCAGGTCCCAAACGAACGCAGCAGTACCACAGCGGGGAATTCAAGGCAGCGGCGGTGGCGTCGGGCGCACGGCCGCACTTGTGGATTAAGGATGTCGCCGAGGCGTTGGCGACCCGCGCTTTCATGCTGTCACGATGGCGCAAGGAGGCACGCGAGGGGCGCATCGTGGCCAAGAAGCGATTGCCGGATATTAACTGA
- a CDS encoding S8 family serine peptidase: MAMKDVIAFYMHERELLAANMMLDDAEATDSFVMGRIEEGRIEALRNEGLVVQELGMSQVPRVEQLIEAKTGRRSPPSADLSGPEFVTSVANYYEVRLRGPLLESWRERLKSVGLEIHEALAPNTYSVRLDPKQVSVLRGLPFVVSVRIPEQSGVRRPAGPRSRSGPPGAVRGEQQQMLTWDVRLQREMDMDAVLAWIRQRGLTIAGYSNRKIRLYALEQDSLIDELGALPEVQTVDQFVPPQLTNDRARELTGVDKGMGAPGLTQTGKGQIVAVADTGLDDLHPDFQGRIAGVSAMGRNGDSSDPNGHGTHVAGSVLGDGSASGGAYTGMAPEAQLYFQSLLDADGGLGGLPLDLNDLFDDAYNQGARIHNNSWGSATKSYYRSSSYEVDEFVAGHRDMLIVISAGNEGVGSGTPNAPGHAQLGYVDWLTIGSPATAKNALTVGASRSDRTNGGYSQHTWSQYWPGQYPDPPIANEYISGDPNSLAAFSSRGPCDDRRIKPDLVAPGTDIISTKSSTAPLSHFWGAVPGHKGRYAYNGGTSMSAPIVSGCAALARQYFMDEGHQPSAALLKATLINSCRWLGGLDAKADFSDQPNFHQGFGAVDMLSAIPNPERPDLRLVFADDWTSGSLLFSYTGQRFRFIVSAGTELPLSLCLAWTDLPSRALQNNLNMQVQCLATGEKWVGNANLPMGLRMPDPDNNVELVRIPQPVAGDYLIQIAASNLLSTGGQDFALVVTGDLVGTLQPN, encoded by the coding sequence ATGGCGATGAAGGATGTGATTGCTTTTTACATGCACGAGCGAGAGTTGTTGGCGGCCAACATGATGCTGGACGATGCCGAAGCCACCGACTCCTTCGTGATGGGACGTATCGAGGAGGGGCGAATTGAGGCGCTGCGGAACGAAGGTCTAGTGGTGCAGGAGTTGGGGATGAGCCAGGTGCCGCGCGTCGAGCAACTAATCGAGGCCAAGACAGGCCGGCGATCGCCCCCTTCGGCCGACTTATCCGGCCCGGAGTTCGTCACCTCGGTTGCCAACTATTACGAGGTCCGATTGAGAGGCCCGCTTCTGGAGTCCTGGCGGGAGCGGCTCAAAAGTGTGGGGCTCGAGATTCACGAGGCCCTGGCGCCTAATACCTATTCCGTCCGCCTCGATCCGAAACAGGTCTCGGTACTGCGGGGCCTGCCTTTTGTGGTGAGCGTGAGAATCCCGGAGCAATCGGGTGTGCGCCGACCTGCGGGTCCTCGTTCGCGCTCCGGTCCGCCCGGCGCCGTGCGTGGTGAGCAGCAACAGATGCTGACGTGGGATGTACGACTGCAACGTGAAATGGATATGGATGCCGTACTGGCCTGGATCAGGCAAAGGGGGTTGACTATAGCCGGGTACAGCAACCGAAAGATCCGGCTTTACGCACTGGAACAGGACTCGTTGATCGACGAGCTGGGCGCGCTGCCGGAGGTTCAAACGGTCGACCAATTTGTCCCGCCTCAACTCACCAACGACAGGGCCCGGGAACTGACTGGCGTGGACAAGGGCATGGGCGCACCGGGATTGACGCAGACGGGAAAGGGCCAGATCGTGGCTGTCGCAGATACCGGGCTGGATGATCTTCATCCGGATTTCCAAGGACGCATCGCCGGCGTATCCGCGATGGGGCGTAACGGCGATTCCAGCGATCCCAACGGGCACGGGACCCACGTTGCCGGCTCTGTGTTGGGCGATGGTTCCGCTTCTGGGGGGGCCTACACGGGAATGGCACCGGAAGCACAGCTCTACTTCCAGTCGTTGCTCGACGCCGATGGTGGGCTGGGAGGGCTGCCCCTGGATCTCAATGATCTTTTCGATGACGCCTACAACCAGGGGGCGCGTATCCACAACAACAGCTGGGGCTCGGCGACCAAGTCGTATTACAGATCCAGCTCATATGAAGTGGACGAATTTGTCGCAGGCCATCGCGACATGTTGATCGTAATCTCGGCGGGAAACGAAGGGGTGGGCTCCGGTACGCCAAACGCGCCGGGGCATGCGCAGCTGGGTTACGTTGACTGGCTGACCATTGGTTCTCCGGCGACTGCAAAGAATGCGCTCACTGTCGGTGCCAGTAGAAGTGATCGAACCAACGGTGGTTATTCACAACACACATGGTCGCAATACTGGCCGGGGCAGTATCCCGACCCGCCGATTGCCAATGAGTACATCTCCGGCGATCCGAACTCGCTAGCGGCATTCAGCAGTCGCGGGCCTTGCGATGATCGCCGCATTAAGCCCGATCTCGTTGCACCGGGTACCGATATCATATCGACCAAATCTTCGACTGCACCGCTGAGCCATTTCTGGGGTGCGGTGCCGGGCCATAAGGGAAGGTATGCGTACAACGGTGGAACCAGCATGTCCGCGCCCATCGTGTCCGGTTGTGCTGCGTTAGCGCGGCAGTATTTCATGGATGAAGGGCACCAGCCTTCCGCCGCCTTGCTCAAAGCCACTTTGATCAACAGCTGTCGCTGGCTGGGCGGGCTAGATGCAAAGGCGGATTTCAGTGATCAACCAAATTTCCATCAGGGGTTCGGCGCGGTCGACATGCTCAGTGCGATACCGAATCCCGAGCGGCCCGACCTGCGGCTCGTATTCGCGGACGACTGGACATCGGGCAGCCTGCTTTTCAGCTATACCGGGCAACGTTTCCGTTTCATTGTGTCGGCCGGGACAGAGCTGCCATTGAGCCTGTGTCTAGCTTGGACGGACCTGCCCTCGAGGGCCTTGCAGAACAATCTCAATATGCAGGTCCAGTGTCTGGCGACCGGTGAGAAATGGGTGGGGAACGCCAATCTGCCGATGGGCTTGCGCATGCCCGATCCGGACAACAATGTCGAACTAGTGCGGATTCCACAGCCGGTGGCTGGTGACTACCTGATTCAGATTGCGGCCTCCAATCTGCTGAGTACCGGCGGACAGGATTTCGCCTTGGTTGTGACCGGCGACCTAGTCGGCACATTGCAGCCCAATTGA
- a CDS encoding trypsin-like peptidase domain-containing protein, with protein sequence MSSPLESAPQFGPSDVIGPQDSRTKPANLAVTPYLAICLLHPMAARGGRAIRIGTGWLVARSLVVTAGHVLEGAHTIKGWFAYDDSAGRAVSEFEETGFEIHPEYVQHGSSAFDVGVIRLASALPELSVLDVGQISIGDNRLHVAGYPLDRPWDGLNMAEAQGELKEDLGDILFHDVDAEDGQSGAPIWQQDPLRVVAMHTTGKGGTHPQLNGGVVMNDSVLDWIKSKQ encoded by the coding sequence ATGAGTAGCCCTCTGGAATCGGCCCCACAATTCGGACCGAGCGATGTCATCGGTCCACAAGACTCGAGAACTAAGCCGGCAAACCTGGCCGTCACTCCCTACCTTGCAATTTGCCTGCTACACCCCATGGCCGCAAGAGGGGGGCGCGCAATCCGGATTGGCACCGGCTGGTTGGTTGCGAGGAGCCTTGTAGTAACCGCCGGGCATGTGCTCGAGGGCGCGCATACGATCAAAGGTTGGTTTGCCTACGATGACAGCGCCGGGCGAGCGGTGTCCGAGTTCGAGGAGACCGGGTTTGAGATACATCCGGAGTACGTGCAACACGGTTCGAGTGCTTTTGATGTCGGTGTGATTCGTCTCGCCTCGGCGTTGCCGGAGTTATCTGTATTGGATGTCGGGCAGATTTCCATTGGTGACAACAGGCTGCATGTTGCAGGGTATCCGCTTGATCGGCCATGGGATGGGTTGAACATGGCTGAGGCGCAGGGGGAGCTGAAGGAAGACTTGGGCGATATCCTGTTTCACGACGTTGACGCAGAAGATGGACAGAGTGGTGCGCCAATCTGGCAGCAGGATCCACTCAGGGTTGTGGCGATGCATACCACGGGCAAGGGCGGTACTCATCCTCAGCTCAACGGTGGCGTCGTGATGAATGATTCGGTTCTTGATTGGATAAAAAGCAAACAATAG
- a CDS encoding DNA/RNA non-specific endonuclease, with the protein MYRNQLDQVRKNTGDLESRAARILERWKTSPGKSAPPAPAEMLESMAESPATTAGGDVSLEAVGRGGLAEAIVLAALRPAFFVLEGGIDLADAIEADPNLLMAIRGNENVLAKACKGVGRVDLINHFSLPYAGTGFLIDDALVVTNRHVAVEFAERLRSGYRFRKGRFGAEIEARLDYRHFLGDEAHLRAEVTRVLYIARDDEPDFALLRVAPLQDAPKLELLGGNSKLAIGDPVAVIGYPAEDGDRNDRALMDEVFRGQYRVKRFAPGFVTDRSSDGITLMADYSSLGGNSGSPLISLSDGRWQGLHFAGRFMENNYAVTADVIESARRQVISHVPVSSKSIETPVTAMESLRERNGYDPDFLGTNALSVPLPEFGTWADDIAEVEGTADKVLRYHNFSVVQSMSRRLPLVTAVNIDGAQTVRLKRKGKWRFDGRLDEAHQIGNALYASNPFDRGHMVRRRDPGWGPNAQAAEIDTFHYTNCVPQHEDLNQKDWLGLEDYVLEAAETRDFRVSVLTGPVFRDTDKRLKQGVDTADVRIPEEFWKVVAMVDVGTGQLSATGYVLSHGPMIRGLVESAFVYGSYKTYQVRIALIAEQTGLDFGALLQADPLGADLPQEAPFSVVARAIDGPDSLMLSAPRRA; encoded by the coding sequence ATGTACCGCAACCAACTCGATCAGGTTCGCAAAAATACCGGCGACCTTGAGAGCAGAGCCGCCCGTATTCTAGAACGGTGGAAAACTTCACCAGGTAAGAGCGCCCCCCCGGCGCCAGCCGAAATGCTCGAGTCTATGGCGGAATCCCCCGCCACAACTGCCGGTGGGGACGTGAGCCTGGAGGCCGTCGGGCGCGGCGGCTTGGCGGAGGCCATCGTGTTAGCCGCATTGCGACCGGCCTTCTTTGTGCTTGAAGGCGGCATTGACCTCGCCGACGCCATTGAAGCCGACCCCAATCTCCTGATGGCGATCAGAGGCAACGAGAACGTACTGGCGAAGGCGTGTAAGGGGGTCGGCCGCGTCGATCTGATAAACCATTTTTCTCTGCCCTATGCCGGCACTGGCTTTCTGATCGACGACGCGCTGGTGGTTACCAACCGCCACGTCGCCGTCGAATTCGCCGAGCGACTACGCTCGGGTTATCGCTTTCGCAAGGGCCGCTTCGGCGCCGAGATCGAGGCGCGGTTGGATTACCGTCACTTCCTCGGCGACGAAGCGCATTTACGCGCGGAGGTTACGCGGGTGCTGTACATCGCCCGCGACGATGAGCCCGACTTCGCTCTGCTGCGCGTCGCGCCGCTGCAGGATGCGCCGAAACTCGAGTTGCTAGGCGGGAATTCCAAGTTGGCTATTGGCGACCCGGTAGCCGTTATCGGCTATCCGGCTGAGGACGGCGACCGTAACGACCGTGCGCTGATGGATGAGGTTTTCCGCGGCCAGTACCGGGTCAAGCGATTCGCGCCGGGCTTCGTGACCGATCGCAGCAGCGATGGTATCACGCTGATGGCGGACTATTCGTCGCTCGGCGGAAACTCCGGCTCGCCGCTGATCTCGCTGTCGGATGGGCGCTGGCAAGGCCTGCACTTCGCTGGGCGGTTCATGGAGAACAACTACGCGGTGACGGCCGATGTGATCGAGTCGGCGCGTCGGCAAGTGATAAGCCATGTCCCAGTTTCCTCGAAGTCCATCGAAACTCCCGTTACCGCGATGGAATCGCTGAGAGAACGCAACGGTTACGATCCCGACTTCCTCGGCACTAACGCGCTCAGCGTCCCGTTACCTGAGTTCGGGACTTGGGCGGACGACATTGCCGAGGTCGAAGGCACTGCCGACAAGGTATTGCGTTACCATAACTTCTCGGTCGTCCAATCTATGTCCAGGCGGCTCCCATTGGTGACGGCAGTGAACATCGATGGCGCACAAACCGTTAGGCTCAAGCGCAAGGGAAAATGGAGGTTCGACGGCCGCCTAGACGAGGCACACCAGATTGGCAATGCGCTGTACGCGAGCAATCCGTTCGACCGCGGCCATATGGTCCGTCGCCGCGACCCCGGCTGGGGGCCAAATGCACAGGCGGCCGAGATCGACACATTCCATTACACCAACTGCGTTCCCCAACACGAGGATCTAAACCAGAAGGACTGGTTGGGTCTCGAGGACTATGTACTTGAGGCCGCTGAGACTCGCGACTTCCGCGTGAGTGTACTGACTGGGCCAGTGTTCCGAGACACCGACAAGCGCCTGAAGCAGGGCGTAGACACAGCAGATGTTCGGATTCCAGAAGAGTTCTGGAAAGTTGTAGCGATGGTGGATGTCGGCACCGGACAGCTGTCGGCCACCGGCTATGTACTGTCACACGGGCCGATGATCCGCGGCCTAGTCGAAAGCGCTTTCGTCTATGGTAGTTACAAGACTTACCAAGTGCGCATCGCTTTGATTGCCGAGCAAACGGGGCTCGATTTCGGCGCACTGCTGCAGGCTGATCCATTAGGCGCCGACCTGCCGCAAGAGGCACCCTTCTCCGTCGTGGCACGAGCAATCGACGGCCCCGACAGTCTGATGCTGTCGGCCCCGCGACGGGCCTGA
- a CDS encoding IS3 family transposase (programmed frameshift) → MSGKRYPEEFKIEAVKQVTERGYKVSEVAQRLGVTSKSLGDWIKRYGDQGSQHQTISAQQEELRRLKAELRRVTEERDIPKGGRRVLRQRVKARYAFIKSRLSKYSVATMCRVLEVQRSGFYAWLKQPKSRREREDEGLLGKIKQFWIESGFAYGYRNIAKDLRDTGESCGKNRVHRIMRTAGIRSQRGYKRHPGFKGGNASHVAPNTLDRQFEIDEPNKAWVTDFTYVRTHEGWLYVTVVLDLFSRQVIGWSMKNNPRADLVIDALLMAVWRRQPKQRVLIHSDQGIQYTCSDWRKFLDDHNLEASMSRRGNCHDNAVAESFFSLLKTERIKRKIYKTRNEARAEIFNYIEFFYNPNRRHGNNDGLSPVAYEQRYFEKLSVV, encoded by the exons ATGAGCGGGAAACGTTACCCGGAAGAATTCAAGATTGAGGCGGTGAAGCAGGTCACCGAGCGCGGCTACAAGGTCAGCGAAGTGGCGCAGCGTCTCGGGGTAACCAGTAAGAGCCTGGGCGACTGGATCAAGCGCTACGGTGACCAGGGCAGCCAGCATCAGACGATCAGCGCTCAGCAGGAGGAGTTGCGGCGATTGAAGGCTGAGCTGAGGCGGGTGACAGAGGAGCGCGACATCC CTAAAGGAGGCCGCCGCGTACTTCGCCAGCGAGTCAAAGCGAGGTACGCGTTCATAAAGTCCCGGCTCAGCAAATACTCGGTGGCAACGATGTGCCGCGTCCTGGAGGTTCAGCGCAGCGGCTTCTACGCCTGGTTGAAGCAGCCCAAGAGCCGACGTGAACGTGAAGACGAGGGCCTGCTTGGCAAGATCAAGCAATTCTGGATTGAAAGTGGCTTTGCCTACGGCTACCGCAATATTGCCAAAGACCTACGCGACACGGGCGAGTCCTGTGGCAAGAATCGGGTACATCGGATTATGCGAACCGCTGGTATTCGCTCGCAGCGTGGCTACAAGCGTCATCCGGGCTTCAAAGGCGGCAACGCTAGCCATGTTGCGCCGAACACGCTGGATCGGCAGTTTGAGATCGACGAGCCGAACAAGGCCTGGGTCACGGATTTCACCTATGTCCGCACCCATGAGGGCTGGTTGTACGTGACCGTCGTCCTCGACCTGTTTTCACGCCAGGTCATCGGCTGGAGCATGAAGAACAATCCACGGGCGGATCTGGTCATCGACGCCTTGCTGATGGCTGTTTGGCGCCGTCAACCGAAGCAGCGGGTGCTGATTCATTCGGATCAGGGCATCCAATACACCTGCAGCGATTGGCGCAAATTTCTCGACGACCACAACCTGGAAGCCAGCATGAGTCGACGGGGCAACTGTCACGACAATGCCGTGGCCGAGAGCTTCTTCTCGCTGCTGAAGACCGAGCGCATCAAACGGAAGATCTACAAGACCCGGAACGAAGCACGCGCGGAGATCTTCAATTACATCGAGTTTTTCTACAACCCGAATCGCCGGCATGGCAACAACGATGGGCTGTCGCCCGTCGCCTATGAGCAACGGTATTTTGAGAAGCTGTCAGTTGTCTAG
- a CDS encoding TniQ family protein, producing MREVPWAGDPAQLPLPVPGQLAGRLPDETLFSWCSRYHRQTANGRAEATCRQLFGHHQQGSAHDLPARIDDFVERTGGVLGDADELIRRRTLLPFYLPFRSAERGRQAMLLMRGPGIGSLKYQLGMLTSGLGADHPLKACPACMAADRAQFGVAYWHLAHQLPSTWVCPVHEFALLQTGLKCQQLARFQWVLPQDAFPDAEQEPCVGAAGVDRRLGRMADIGLSLMDAAPGAFASATSLARAFRSGLTHFGLVSARGRLRWASIETMFRQHLGEGCGGPDHAGLRSLSAESGLRRILDGRALTHPIRYITLIEWLSDDWAAFEAAFRSGQCAAPAPASGPPHESCNPHPDKAAALAMLRRGDVSVTAIAQALDLDYLTVAAWASAVSIAPRRRPKVLRPEVLQPIVEGLGAGRDKADVAREAGVSVSTITRVLRTDPGLAEQWHRVRMSARRLQARANWQAALDRLPGVSLRLVRQLVQADHAWLYRHDRIWLQQTIARRPSRPARSNHAAARMRRHDQTLAALIERTAAQLVDGGQVVRVRWEDLVAALPVLRRRQASLDRYPRTLRVLERLLT from the coding sequence ATGCGTGAGGTCCCCTGGGCCGGGGATCCGGCCCAACTCCCGCTGCCGGTTCCGGGCCAGCTTGCCGGCCGGCTCCCCGACGAGACGTTGTTCAGCTGGTGCAGCCGATACCATCGGCAGACCGCAAACGGCCGTGCGGAGGCGACCTGTCGGCAGCTGTTCGGTCACCACCAGCAGGGCAGTGCCCATGACCTGCCGGCCCGCATCGACGACTTCGTCGAGCGCACCGGCGGTGTCCTCGGCGATGCGGACGAACTGATCCGCCGCCGCACCCTGCTGCCGTTCTACCTGCCCTTCCGGTCCGCGGAGCGCGGCCGACAGGCAATGCTGCTGATGCGCGGTCCCGGCATCGGGTCACTGAAGTACCAGCTCGGTATGCTGACCAGCGGACTCGGTGCCGACCATCCGCTGAAGGCCTGCCCGGCCTGCATGGCGGCCGACCGCGCGCAGTTCGGCGTGGCCTATTGGCACCTCGCCCATCAGCTGCCGTCGACCTGGGTCTGCCCGGTACACGAGTTCGCCCTTCTACAGACGGGTCTTAAATGCCAGCAGCTGGCCCGGTTCCAATGGGTCTTGCCGCAGGACGCGTTTCCCGATGCCGAGCAGGAGCCCTGCGTCGGGGCCGCCGGCGTCGACCGGCGGCTGGGCCGAATGGCAGATATCGGACTGTCGCTGATGGACGCGGCGCCCGGGGCCTTCGCGTCTGCGACGTCGCTGGCCCGGGCGTTTCGGTCCGGCCTTACGCACTTCGGTCTGGTCTCTGCCCGGGGTCGGCTGCGCTGGGCGTCGATCGAGACGATGTTCAGGCAGCACTTGGGCGAAGGGTGCGGCGGCCCGGACCATGCCGGCCTGCGGTCGCTGTCGGCGGAGTCGGGACTGCGCCGGATCCTCGACGGGCGTGCCCTCACGCACCCGATCCGGTACATCACGCTGATCGAGTGGCTGTCCGATGACTGGGCGGCATTCGAGGCGGCGTTTCGATCGGGCCAATGTGCGGCACCGGCGCCCGCGTCGGGGCCACCGCACGAGTCCTGCAATCCACACCCGGACAAGGCGGCCGCGCTGGCGATGCTCCGGCGTGGCGACGTCAGCGTGACCGCGATCGCCCAGGCGCTCGACCTGGACTACCTGACCGTCGCGGCCTGGGCGTCGGCGGTGTCGATCGCGCCGCGGCGACGGCCCAAGGTGTTGAGGCCCGAGGTATTGCAACCGATCGTCGAGGGACTGGGGGCCGGCCGGGACAAGGCCGACGTGGCGCGCGAGGCCGGGGTGTCGGTCAGCACCATCACCCGGGTCCTGCGCACCGATCCGGGGCTGGCCGAACAGTGGCATCGGGTCCGGATGTCTGCCAGACGTCTGCAGGCCAGGGCCAACTGGCAGGCGGCGCTCGATCGGCTACCCGGGGTCTCGCTGCGGCTGGTGCGCCAACTGGTACAGGCCGATCACGCCTGGCTCTACCGCCACGACCGCATCTGGCTCCAGCAGACCATTGCCAGACGCCCATCGAGGCCGGCCCGTAGCAACCATGCAGCGGCGCGCATGCGGCGCCACGACCAGACCCTCGCTGCCTTGATCGAGCGCACCGCGGCGCAGCTCGTGGATGGCGGACAGGTGGTCCGGGTGCGTTGGGAAGACCTGGTCGCGGCCCTGCCGGTGCTGCGCAGGCGCCAGGCATCGCTCGATCGTTACCCGAGGACGCTGCGCGTGCTCGAACGCCTGCTGACCTGA
- a CDS encoding IS3 family transposase (programmed frameshift) encodes MKKRYSEEQIIGFLKEADAGVPVKELCRRHGFSEASYYLWRSKFGGMEVSDAKHLKALESENARLKKLLAEAMLENEVTKEVLRKKLVTAPARREVVRLMKLRGMSERHALRVVGMSASALRYVPRPDSNAELRQQIVGMAQRYRRYGAPMIYLKLRQAGHRVNHKRVERLYAQEKLQVRRRRRKKIPAGDRQPLIRPGAANEVWSMDFVFDRIASGRALKCLAIVDDATHEAVAVVPEHAIGGDHLVRLLDEVCALRGRPSMIRTDNGKEFTGRAMLTWAHRHDIALRLIEPGKPNQNAYIESFNGRLRDECLNEHWFVSLNHARVVIRAWVREYNEERPKKTLGGLTPAEHAKQLAAKAATFDPGL; translated from the exons GTGAAGAAGCGGTATAGCGAAGAGCAGATCATCGGTTTTCTGAAGGAGGCAGACGCCGGGGTCCCGGTCAAGGAGCTATGCCGGCGGCATGGCTTCTCGGAGGCCAGTTACTACCTCTGGCGTAGCAAGTTCGGTGGCATGGAGGTGTCGGACGCGAAGCACCTCAAGGCGTTGGAGTCGGAGAATGCGCGGCTGAAGAAGCTGCTCGCCGAAGCCATGCTCGAGAACGAAGTGACGAAAGAAGTCCTGCGAAAAAAGT TGGTGACCGCACCGGCCCGTCGGGAAGTGGTGCGGCTCATGAAGCTGCGTGGGATGAGCGAGCGGCACGCGTTGCGGGTCGTTGGCATGAGCGCCTCGGCATTGCGCTACGTGCCCAGGCCGGACAGCAACGCCGAGCTGCGCCAGCAGATCGTGGGCATGGCGCAGCGGTATCGCCGGTATGGCGCCCCGATGATCTATCTCAAGCTGCGCCAGGCGGGGCATCGGGTCAATCACAAGCGCGTAGAGCGGCTGTACGCGCAAGAGAAACTGCAGGTTCGCCGACGTCGGCGCAAGAAGATCCCCGCTGGGGATCGTCAGCCGCTGATCCGACCTGGTGCGGCCAATGAAGTCTGGTCGATGGATTTCGTCTTCGACCGAATCGCCTCAGGTCGGGCGCTCAAGTGCCTGGCAATCGTCGACGATGCCACGCACGAGGCGGTGGCCGTGGTCCCTGAGCACGCGATTGGCGGTGACCATCTGGTGCGATTGCTGGACGAGGTCTGCGCGCTCCGCGGCAGGCCATCGATGATCCGGACCGACAACGGCAAGGAGTTCACCGGCCGGGCCATGTTGACCTGGGCGCATCGTCACGACATCGCCCTGCGGTTGATCGAGCCGGGCAAGCCCAACCAGAACGCTTACATCGAATCCTTCAACGGTCGGTTACGCGACGAATGCCTGAACGAGCATTGGTTCGTCAGCCTCAACCATGCCCGGGTGGTAATCCGTGCATGGGTTCGTGAGTACAACGAGGAAAGACCAAAGAAGACACTTGGCGGGCTGACGCCCGCAGAACATGCCAAGCAGCTTGCTGCAAAGGCGGCTACATTTGACCCTGGACTCTAA
- a CDS encoding TniQ family protein: MDMLTTQPLPEEFAAGHLGRVLCLNGLRYPRGASLKASDIAESPGGGDAPASPVHALSQLAGTTAVSYARDHTLLPFEGFAFRRDKAGHYSQWSDVDYRRLGPQTSYPHAALCPECVAEDEASLGFSYWRRGHQVDGVRRCTRHDAALQLTERPDAFAHTPRAMLDGAHAFPTAECSALTSDALTRYHATVDLMLERGAPESLASMRVNLTDKAITEGLSLGSGSTQNPLLSDRVFEVFPRDWLYAVFPESRAKQPGQELGIFDHTIKRVSHCQLSAPALTVVICALFEDPAEAMDAIYAEARLPPMVTNVPPATSKRRTRSPKKQRGPSHHACKPDGWNKLAQAYLEHQGDIDAIAAALGSTVEKVRWRMTTQRTKVVVALSTTEEYRALKTFLAGRSLAETSESHDIPIGTLEALLRLVHRKVALPDPLPYACSD, encoded by the coding sequence ATGGATATGCTGACAACCCAGCCACTACCGGAGGAGTTCGCGGCGGGCCACCTCGGCAGGGTGCTGTGCCTGAATGGCCTGCGCTACCCCAGAGGGGCGTCTCTGAAGGCATCCGACATCGCCGAGTCTCCCGGTGGCGGTGACGCACCCGCATCCCCCGTCCATGCTCTGTCGCAGCTCGCAGGTACGACGGCCGTCAGCTACGCGCGAGACCACACGCTGTTGCCGTTCGAAGGCTTCGCGTTTCGGCGCGACAAGGCAGGGCACTATTCGCAGTGGTCTGACGTGGACTACCGACGCCTGGGCCCGCAGACGTCGTACCCGCACGCGGCGCTGTGCCCTGAATGTGTCGCCGAGGACGAGGCCAGTCTCGGGTTCAGCTATTGGCGCCGAGGCCACCAGGTCGATGGGGTGCGCCGCTGTACCCGGCACGATGCCGCGCTGCAGCTGACGGAGCGGCCGGACGCGTTTGCGCACACGCCGCGGGCAATGCTCGACGGCGCCCACGCATTTCCGACGGCCGAGTGCTCCGCGCTGACATCGGATGCCCTGACCCGATATCACGCCACCGTCGACCTGATGCTCGAACGCGGCGCGCCCGAGTCTCTCGCCAGCATGCGCGTGAACCTTACCGACAAGGCGATTACCGAGGGCCTGTCGCTTGGGTCAGGATCGACCCAGAACCCGCTGCTGAGCGACCGGGTGTTCGAGGTGTTCCCACGGGATTGGCTCTATGCGGTGTTTCCCGAGTCGCGGGCCAAGCAGCCCGGACAGGAGCTCGGCATATTCGACCACACCATCAAGCGGGTCAGTCACTGCCAACTGAGCGCGCCGGCGCTGACCGTGGTCATCTGTGCCTTGTTCGAGGATCCGGCGGAGGCCATGGATGCGATCTACGCCGAGGCGCGTCTACCCCCCATGGTGACCAATGTGCCGCCGGCAACATCGAAGCGGCGCACGCGCAGCCCCAAGAAGCAACGCGGCCCGTCCCACCATGCCTGCAAACCGGACGGATGGAATAAGCTCGCCCAGGCCTATCTCGAGCACCAGGGCGATATCGATGCGATCGCCGCGGCCCTCGGGTCCACCGTCGAAAAGGTTCGTTGGCGGATGACGACGCAGCGCACAAAGGTGGTCGTCGCACTCTCGACGACCGAAGAGTACCGGGCCCTCAAGACGTTCCTCGCGGGCAGGTCACTGGCCGAAACCAGCGAGTCCCACGACATACCGATCGGCACACTCGAGGCATTGCTGCGGCTCGTGCACCGCAAGGTCGCGCTGCCGGATCCGTTGCCGTACGCGTGCAGCGACTGA
- a CDS encoding helix-turn-helix transcriptional regulator, with protein MPPNATLSPQELGLLAAAHAKEAGLGQQSVAIGVGVNQSQVSRIFRGQVHRHTDVLMRVCRFVANRSLTVAPDEVRGNDTLIEAVAEVWDGTEQDAQALAAVIRSLRMLRRSSSQ; from the coding sequence ATGCCTCCCAACGCCACCTTGAGCCCCCAGGAGCTCGGACTGCTTGCTGCCGCTCACGCCAAGGAGGCGGGGCTGGGTCAGCAATCTGTAGCCATTGGCGTGGGCGTGAATCAGTCGCAGGTCAGTCGGATCTTCCGCGGCCAGGTCCATCGTCATACGGACGTGCTTATGCGTGTATGCCGATTTGTGGCCAATCGGTCGCTAACGGTGGCCCCGGACGAGGTGCGCGGCAACGACACCCTGATCGAGGCGGTTGCCGAGGTTTGGGACGGCACCGAGCAGGACGCACAGGCCCTCGCGGCGGTGATCCGCAGCCTGCGGATGTTGCGTCGCAGCAGTAGCCAATGA